A genomic stretch from Pirellulaceae bacterium includes:
- a CDS encoding ABC transporter ATP-binding protein, which yields MLTVGTILRLFPPAASKLVIDYVLTDRPLPDWLLNIWPGAVARIHLLVVIGIVVAVFALTASLFTLWGRWIATKATNMMQTKVRRRVFDHAVRLPLHQVYQLKSGGTASILREDAGGVGDLIFSMLYNPWRAIVQLVGSILVLAWVDWRLMLGGLMILPLVYFSHRAWITRIRPVFRDIRRQRQDVDSNATEAFGGMRVVRTFNRERSENSRYVGGNNLLVRMQLFVWWWARGVDMLWDTLVPLASTMVLMYGGYQVYYQQLTLGDLSMFLVYLAMLLGPIATLATSATNFQNNLAGFDRILNLLNEPLEAGRQDVGKKIDVDETPGAITFRNVDFSYPESNQLVLQDINLQVKSGEIVALVGRSGSGKTTLCNMVARFYDPCKGAVELDGVDLQEIDLSCYRNLLGIVEQDVFLFDGTIGENIGYARANATMEQIREASQIAHADEFIERLPQKFDTIVGERGVRLSGGQRQRLAIARAILADPRILILDEATSNLDSESERLIQDGLQRLMSGRTCFVIAHRLSTISHVDRIVVVENGRIIESGNHVDLLAQGGRYQEMVALQMQANAY from the coding sequence ATGCTCACGGTTGGAACGATTTTGCGGTTGTTTCCACCTGCAGCGTCAAAGCTTGTGATCGACTATGTCTTGACGGACCGTCCGCTGCCCGATTGGTTATTAAATATCTGGCCAGGGGCGGTTGCTCGCATTCACCTGTTAGTTGTGATTGGTATTGTTGTAGCAGTGTTTGCCTTAACCGCGTCGCTCTTCACGCTCTGGGGGCGTTGGATTGCGACAAAGGCCACCAACATGATGCAAACAAAGGTCCGGCGCAGAGTGTTCGATCATGCCGTCAGACTGCCGCTGCACCAGGTTTATCAACTCAAGTCTGGTGGGACCGCCAGTATTCTGCGTGAAGACGCAGGCGGTGTCGGAGATTTGATTTTCAGCATGCTCTACAATCCATGGAGGGCGATCGTTCAGTTGGTCGGTAGTATTTTGGTCCTGGCTTGGGTGGATTGGCGATTGATGTTGGGGGGGCTGATGATTCTTCCGCTCGTCTATTTTAGCCATCGAGCGTGGATCACAAGAATTCGACCGGTTTTTCGTGACATTCGCAGGCAACGGCAAGATGTTGATAGTAATGCGACCGAGGCTTTTGGCGGAATGCGCGTGGTCAGGACTTTCAATCGCGAGCGAAGCGAGAACAGTCGCTACGTCGGTGGTAACAATCTGTTGGTTCGAATGCAGTTGTTTGTATGGTGGTGGGCTCGGGGTGTCGACATGTTGTGGGATACCCTGGTGCCATTAGCATCGACGATGGTATTGATGTATGGCGGCTACCAAGTTTACTACCAGCAATTGACATTAGGCGATTTGTCGATGTTTCTCGTTTACCTAGCCATGCTGCTGGGCCCAATCGCCACTTTGGCTACGAGTGCGACCAATTTTCAAAATAACCTGGCGGGGTTTGATCGGATTCTCAACTTGCTTAATGAACCACTTGAAGCGGGTAGGCAAGACGTAGGAAAAAAGATCGATGTTGATGAGACCCCAGGTGCGATCACTTTTCGGAACGTCGATTTCTCGTACCCTGAATCGAATCAATTGGTCCTCCAAGATATCAACCTGCAAGTGAAAAGTGGCGAGATTGTCGCTTTGGTGGGACGTAGTGGCTCGGGCAAAACAACGCTCTGCAATATGGTGGCTCGGTTCTACGATCCCTGCAAAGGGGCGGTGGAACTGGATGGTGTCGATTTACAGGAAATCGATCTCTCGTGTTACCGTAACTTACTGGGGATTGTGGAGCAGGATGTGTTCTTGTTCGACGGTACGATCGGCGAGAACATTGGTTACGCTCGCGCGAATGCGACGATGGAGCAGATTCGCGAAGCCTCGCAGATTGCCCATGCTGATGAGTTTATTGAAAGGTTGCCGCAAAAATTTGACACGATTGTTGGGGAAAGGGGTGTGCGGCTCAGTGGCGGTCAACGGCAGCGGCTGGCCATTGCTCGAGCAATTTTGGCCGATCCTCGCATTTTGATCTTGGATGAAGCCACGAGTAATTTAGATAGCGAAAGCGAACGACTGATCCAGGATGGTTTGCAGCGTTTAATGTCAGGACGGACCTGTTTCGTAATCGCCCATCGGTTGAGTACAATCTCCCACGTGGATCGGATTGTCGTGGTAGAAAATGGCCGCATTATAGAATCCGGTAATCATGTAGATTTGCTCGCCCAGGGAGGCCGCTATCAGGAAATGGTCGCCCTGCAGATGCAGGCGAATGCTTATTAA
- a CDS encoding heparan-alpha-glucosaminide N-acetyltransferase domain-containing protein — MTDAVADSKASSSPSPPPRFESIDALRGFDMFWIIGAGSIVMGLRKVSDAEWVKLLADQLEHVPWSGFHFYDLIFPLFVFLVGVSSVFSLQRIVDRHGKAAAYWRLIRRAVVLYLLGLFYYGGLSRDGGPEMFRYVGVLQRIAICYLFGGIILLNCKLRGMIIALAVILLSYWAMMTFIPVPGVGPGDFSEGKNLANYFDTQYLPGYKWDGDWDPEGLLSNLPAIGSGILGMFAGMILMNPAFTSLQRMTWLIGLGVGCLLVGWLWGFQFPINKKLWTSSFVLFAAGWSYLLVALFHAVIDIAKFDIWARPFVWIGMNSITIYMLTNLISFRSVVLRVVHPPLLSAMGNWAELVVSLLSLSLCVGICYLLYRKQLFLRV, encoded by the coding sequence ATGACAGATGCCGTTGCGGATTCTAAGGCTTCATCTTCTCCTTCTCCCCCCCCACGCTTTGAGTCGATTGACGCGTTGCGTGGGTTCGATATGTTCTGGATCATTGGTGCGGGCAGCATCGTGATGGGCTTGCGAAAAGTGAGCGATGCCGAATGGGTCAAGCTGTTGGCCGATCAACTTGAGCATGTCCCTTGGAGCGGTTTTCACTTTTACGATTTGATCTTTCCACTGTTTGTTTTTTTGGTGGGAGTTTCATCCGTCTTCTCATTGCAGCGGATTGTCGATCGGCATGGGAAGGCAGCCGCCTATTGGCGGCTGATTCGCCGCGCTGTGGTTCTCTATTTGTTGGGATTGTTTTATTACGGCGGTCTAAGTCGCGATGGTGGTCCCGAGATGTTTCGCTACGTGGGTGTGCTACAACGAATTGCCATCTGCTATCTGTTTGGTGGAATCATTCTGCTGAATTGTAAGTTGCGCGGCATGATTATTGCGCTCGCTGTGATTTTGCTCTCGTACTGGGCGATGATGACATTTATTCCTGTGCCCGGTGTTGGTCCCGGTGACTTTTCCGAAGGGAAGAATCTGGCAAACTACTTTGATACGCAATACCTGCCGGGTTACAAATGGGATGGCGACTGGGACCCCGAAGGTCTGCTCAGCAACTTGCCCGCGATTGGAAGTGGTATCTTGGGCATGTTTGCCGGTATGATTTTGATGAATCCTGCTTTCACGAGTCTCCAGCGGATGACTTGGTTGATTGGTTTAGGAGTTGGTTGCCTGCTGGTAGGCTGGCTGTGGGGATTTCAATTTCCGATCAATAAAAAGCTTTGGACGTCATCCTTCGTGTTGTTTGCAGCCGGTTGGAGCTATCTGCTTGTTGCTCTATTTCACGCGGTGATTGACATTGCCAAATTCGACATCTGGGCACGGCCTTTTGTCTGGATTGGAATGAATTCGATAACGATTTACATGCTCACGAATCTGATAAGCTTCCGATCGGTCGTCTTGCGTGTCGTCCATCCACCTTTGCTGTCGGCAATGGGGAATTGGGCAGAGCTGGTTGTCTCGTTATTGTCGTTGAGTCTTTGCGTGGGAATCTGCTATTTGCTCTATCGTAAGCAACTATTTTTGCGCGTGTGA
- a CDS encoding J domain-containing protein — MQDRIPSDSSVGATNLLQLSATPGCTEEEIKAAYRGLAQQLHPDHGGDAERFRRLQQDYEVALERLKQPLKKPVVVTPYVPQAPVKRRVRRRPFRRAMIVLIILSLVSLVLPADGRKLLFALLPAVLGMVFVPVLLTAWKPHLSGLLCLVTTPVWIVIAVALALNDRFGNAILSPETAEFGDYLLLSIFAVAISLGLSILLGTLFSFSNNRE, encoded by the coding sequence ATGCAGGATCGAATACCTAGCGATTCTTCGGTTGGCGCGACGAATCTCTTGCAGTTGAGCGCGACCCCCGGCTGCACAGAAGAAGAAATCAAGGCCGCCTATCGAGGCCTCGCCCAGCAACTACATCCGGATCACGGTGGGGATGCTGAACGATTTCGACGGTTACAACAGGACTACGAAGTCGCTCTGGAACGGCTTAAACAACCGTTGAAGAAGCCTGTGGTCGTAACGCCCTATGTGCCCCAGGCACCTGTCAAACGGCGCGTGCGGAGACGGCCGTTTCGTCGAGCGATGATCGTCCTGATCATTCTAAGCCTGGTATCCTTGGTGTTGCCCGCTGACGGTCGTAAGCTATTGTTTGCCCTGCTGCCGGCAGTCCTCGGAATGGTCTTTGTCCCCGTCCTGCTTACCGCGTGGAAACCCCACCTGAGTGGACTGCTTTGTTTGGTTACTACGCCCGTCTGGATCGTGATTGCCGTTGCCTTGGCATTGAACGACCGATTTGGAAACGCGATCCTGTCGCCAGAAACGGCCGAATTCGGTGACTATCTTCTGCTCTCGATTTTTGCTGTCGCAATCTCGCTGGGGCTTTCGATATTGCTGGGGACGTTGTTTTCGTTCTCGAACAACCGTGAGTAG
- a CDS encoding PQQ-binding-like beta-propeller repeat protein, which translates to MMRPFRFFVAVSLVTLMVGGSFASEPKRESSDLVTPDQDWPWWRGPERNGIANAQQTPPRSWNQSKNVSWMAELPGRGHGSPIVVGDCVIVTTAETDLKLQSVICLDRDSGKRRWKTVVHRNGLPPKSNKKSSDASTTAAFDGVRLYVNFMSHGAVYTTALSMDGEQLWQRKISDYIVHQGYGSSPAIYRDLLIVSADNKGGGAVAALNRRTGEFVWRRERPSLPNYPSPIVLNLYGKDQLLLTGCERVSSFDPLSGKTLWEFEGATTECVTSTVTDGERIFTSGGYPRNHVAAVRADGSGKIEWENTTRVYVPSMLVKDNHLYAVADAGVAICWDSQTGEQRWKHRLGGTFTASPVMVGNLIYATNEAGRTFVYHATPAKFELLAQNQLGDEVFATPTICDGRIFMRVAETQDDRRRERLYCLGKQD; encoded by the coding sequence ATGATGCGACCATTTCGATTCTTTGTTGCCGTGTCCCTGGTGACACTCATGGTTGGCGGTTCATTTGCAAGTGAACCCAAACGCGAGTCCTCTGACCTTGTGACCCCAGATCAGGACTGGCCTTGGTGGCGCGGCCCTGAGCGAAACGGAATCGCAAATGCCCAACAGACCCCACCTCGTAGTTGGAATCAATCGAAGAATGTGAGCTGGATGGCAGAGTTGCCAGGGCGTGGGCATGGATCTCCCATCGTGGTTGGCGATTGCGTCATTGTTACGACCGCTGAAACCGATTTGAAGTTGCAATCGGTCATCTGTTTGGATCGAGATTCGGGCAAACGACGCTGGAAGACAGTCGTCCATCGAAATGGACTTCCACCCAAAAGCAACAAAAAGAGTTCCGATGCATCGACGACTGCTGCGTTCGACGGTGTCCGACTCTATGTGAATTTCATGAGTCATGGAGCGGTGTATACAACAGCGCTCTCGATGGACGGCGAGCAGCTTTGGCAACGCAAAATATCTGACTACATCGTCCATCAAGGTTACGGTTCCTCCCCTGCCATCTATCGAGATCTTTTAATCGTTTCTGCCGATAACAAAGGGGGTGGCGCCGTCGCAGCGTTGAACCGAAGGACAGGAGAATTTGTTTGGCGGCGCGAGCGACCCAGTCTGCCCAACTATCCTTCGCCCATCGTGCTCAACTTGTATGGAAAAGACCAATTGCTACTGACCGGTTGCGAAAGAGTCTCGAGTTTTGATCCGCTAAGTGGAAAAACTCTCTGGGAATTTGAGGGGGCGACAACCGAATGCGTTACCTCGACCGTAACCGACGGCGAGCGAATTTTCACAAGTGGCGGTTATCCTCGGAATCACGTCGCTGCGGTACGAGCGGATGGATCAGGGAAGATCGAGTGGGAAAACACGACTCGCGTCTACGTGCCTTCGATGTTGGTGAAAGATAACCACTTATATGCCGTGGCCGATGCTGGGGTTGCGATCTGTTGGGATAGCCAAACGGGTGAGCAACGTTGGAAGCATCGACTGGGGGGAACCTTTACTGCCTCACCGGTGATGGTCGGAAACCTGATCTATGCCACCAATGAAGCGGGACGCACGTTCGTTTATCATGCAACGCCAGCCAAATTCGAACTGCTCGCCCAAAATCAACTCGGCGACGAGGTGTTTGCAACACCAACCATCTGTGATGGGCGGATTTTCATGCGCGTCGCTGAGACTCAGGATGATCGCAGACGTGAGCGTCTCTATTGCTTGGGGAAGCAGGACTGA
- a CDS encoding alpha/beta hydrolase translates to MALHPQSQAFINWSAAQDLPSWGQISPDESRRIFAGLTNLFGVGPQLPHVFDYEIGDRIPVRVYQCSTSELRPVIMYFHGGGWVLGNLDTHDALCRRIASASHCHVVAVDYRLAPEYPFPAAIDDSYEATEYVENHSEIFRLRPGSLAVAGDSAGGNLAAAVCLKARDEQGPKISLQLLIYPIVDHSFETSSYRDFADGFGLTRNTMKWFFRQYVPHQIPAENAYLAPARATSLRDLPDAHIITAEYDVLRDEGESYADKLANAGVRSTLQRYDGMLHGFIHFNNAYEDGLRGIADLSSVVRVHFTESDPARSA, encoded by the coding sequence ATGGCACTTCATCCACAATCTCAAGCCTTCATCAATTGGAGCGCTGCCCAAGATCTCCCCAGCTGGGGTCAGATATCACCCGACGAAAGTCGCAGAATTTTCGCCGGACTGACAAATCTGTTTGGCGTCGGTCCACAGCTACCACATGTCTTCGATTACGAAATTGGAGATCGGATTCCGGTTCGCGTCTATCAGTGCAGCACATCAGAATTGCGTCCGGTCATCATGTATTTTCACGGTGGCGGCTGGGTGCTCGGCAATCTTGACACCCACGATGCCCTATGTCGTCGGATCGCTTCAGCTTCGCACTGTCACGTGGTCGCCGTCGATTACCGCCTAGCTCCAGAATATCCATTTCCGGCTGCCATCGACGATTCATACGAAGCCACCGAATATGTGGAAAATCATTCCGAGATCTTTCGCCTGCGTCCCGGAAGTCTGGCTGTCGCGGGTGACAGCGCGGGTGGAAATTTAGCTGCGGCTGTGTGCCTCAAGGCGCGTGACGAGCAAGGGCCGAAAATCAGCCTGCAACTGCTGATTTACCCGATCGTCGACCATTCGTTTGAAACGTCATCCTACCGTGATTTCGCGGACGGATTCGGACTCACACGTAATACGATGAAATGGTTTTTCCGCCAGTATGTTCCGCATCAGATTCCTGCTGAAAATGCCTATCTGGCGCCGGCACGAGCGACTTCGCTGCGAGATCTCCCCGACGCCCATATCATCACCGCCGAATACGATGTCCTCCGAGATGAGGGCGAGTCTTATGCAGACAAACTAGCAAACGCCGGGGTTCGATCGACATTACAACGGTACGATGGCATGCTGCATGGATTCATTCATTTCAATAACGCTTACGAAGACGGTCTGCGGGGCATCGCTGATCTCTCATCGGTGGTACGAGTCCATTTCACAGAAAGCGATCCGGCACGATCTGCCTGA
- a CDS encoding arylsulfatase, whose amino-acid sequence MLAPATLANDQNRPNIIFIMADDMGYGDAGCYGQQQIQTPHIDRLAAEGMRFRQCYAGSTVCAPSRSVLMTGLHTGHTRVRGNTGRGGVVGLGGKVGRVPLRAEDITVAELLKSAGYKTAMVGKWGLGEPLTSGVPNKQGFDSFFGYLNQRRAHSYFPTYLWLNQHRFELPGNRDGRQQQYSHDLVTAHALHAIRDMADQRFFLYLPYTIPHDRFEIPDLGPYADRDWTETEKTYAAMITRMDSHLGNMLDLLAELGIEERTIVFFCSDNGAANRYEGIFDSSGPLRGRKRDMYEGGLRTPMIVRWPNRIQAGAVNDTVWSFQDFLPTAAELAGVTIDHQVDGESILGTLLGNHQNLKDRFHYWEFHERGFQQAARWQDWKVVRPGRNQALELYNLKHDLGETKDIAKEHRELIRQFETNLAAARTESQEWPLK is encoded by the coding sequence ATGCTGGCACCAGCGACCTTGGCTAACGACCAAAATCGCCCCAACATCATTTTCATCATGGCCGATGATATGGGCTATGGTGATGCGGGCTGCTACGGTCAGCAGCAAATACAAACACCGCACATCGATCGACTGGCAGCTGAAGGGATGCGATTTCGACAGTGCTATGCAGGTTCAACCGTTTGTGCGCCCTCACGAAGCGTCCTGATGACAGGACTGCACACGGGGCATACCCGTGTGCGAGGTAATACGGGGCGTGGGGGCGTGGTTGGCCTGGGAGGCAAAGTCGGCCGGGTTCCCCTGCGGGCCGAGGACATCACCGTTGCCGAACTCCTGAAATCAGCAGGTTACAAAACGGCAATGGTTGGCAAGTGGGGACTTGGCGAACCATTGACGTCAGGAGTTCCGAATAAGCAAGGATTCGACTCGTTTTTTGGCTATCTGAATCAGCGACGAGCCCACTCGTATTTCCCCACCTACCTCTGGCTCAACCAACATCGTTTTGAATTGCCGGGCAACCGTGACGGACGACAGCAACAGTACTCACACGATTTAGTCACAGCCCATGCATTACACGCAATTCGCGACATGGCCGATCAACGTTTTTTCCTATATTTGCCTTACACAATCCCCCACGATCGTTTTGAAATCCCGGACCTTGGTCCCTACGCAGATCGAGACTGGACAGAGACCGAAAAAACGTACGCAGCGATGATTACTCGGATGGATTCGCACCTGGGCAACATGCTTGACCTGCTTGCCGAACTGGGTATCGAAGAACGGACCATCGTTTTTTTCTGCAGCGATAACGGTGCGGCCAATCGATACGAGGGTATTTTTGACAGCAGTGGCCCTCTGCGGGGACGCAAACGAGACATGTACGAAGGCGGTTTACGCACACCGATGATCGTCCGCTGGCCAAATCGGATTCAGGCGGGCGCAGTAAACGACACCGTCTGGAGCTTTCAAGATTTCCTACCCACCGCCGCCGAATTGGCCGGCGTAACGATCGACCACCAAGTGGATGGTGAAAGCATCTTGGGTACGCTGCTGGGAAATCACCAGAACCTAAAAGATCGTTTTCACTATTGGGAATTCCACGAACGAGGATTTCAGCAGGCTGCTCGATGGCAAGATTGGAAAGTCGTCCGTCCGGGCCGTAATCAAGCGTTGGAACTTTACAACCTGAAGCATGACCTGGGCGAAACCAAGGATATCGCCAAGGAACATCGCGAGCTCATCCGACAATTCGAAACGAATCTTGCAGCAGCTCGGACTGAATCGCAAGAATGGCCGCTCAAATAG
- a CDS encoding DUF6268 family outer membrane beta-barrel protein, protein MNSCVLIRWIGLLCLGGAMTRPVFAEEFADEPLMSEEVWGDADWLTMTDDSELPVERFKKGFFQKFQLSGGYLGSGSRDNLGIGNVEALVALGVPLGSFKNILAVAPKFRVDFLDGPSPFDLPDQVYDTGVNFVWRKQLSDRWGVMAVATPAVRSDFVATEKTVRVFALGLATWQWIPDKLEISFGAVYLDRNDISLLPAVGLRARPNPRWLIDLMFPRPRISYRISKDGPRGEVWGYLGGALGGNTWAVLRDGINDEMTIRGYQLLLGIETVYQGGNGAFLEIGSAFNREVEFEVADEKYEFGAGFLVQAGLAY, encoded by the coding sequence ATGAACTCCTGTGTATTGATTCGCTGGATTGGGCTGTTGTGCCTCGGGGGTGCGATGACACGCCCAGTTTTTGCAGAGGAATTTGCGGATGAGCCTTTGATGTCTGAAGAGGTTTGGGGCGATGCGGATTGGTTGACGATGACCGATGACAGTGAGTTGCCGGTAGAAAGATTTAAGAAAGGTTTTTTCCAGAAGTTTCAGTTGAGCGGTGGCTATCTGGGTTCGGGAAGTCGCGACAATTTAGGGATTGGTAATGTTGAAGCTCTGGTTGCATTGGGCGTACCGTTGGGGAGTTTTAAAAATATTCTGGCCGTTGCTCCCAAGTTTCGTGTCGATTTTTTAGATGGCCCCAGCCCATTTGATCTACCGGATCAGGTTTACGATACGGGTGTCAATTTTGTCTGGCGAAAGCAACTCAGCGATCGCTGGGGGGTGATGGCGGTGGCGACACCGGCGGTTCGCAGCGACTTTGTGGCGACTGAAAAGACGGTGCGTGTGTTTGCACTGGGCTTGGCGACGTGGCAATGGATACCCGACAAACTCGAGATTTCATTTGGGGCCGTCTACCTGGATCGCAATGACATCTCCCTGTTACCAGCTGTGGGTTTGAGGGCACGACCGAATCCACGCTGGTTGATTGACCTGATGTTTCCTCGTCCCAGAATTTCTTATCGGATCTCGAAAGACGGGCCTCGTGGTGAAGTGTGGGGATATCTTGGAGGTGCGTTGGGCGGAAATACTTGGGCAGTGCTTCGGGATGGAATCAACGACGAAATGACGATTCGTGGTTATCAATTGCTACTGGGTATCGAGACTGTTTACCAGGGCGGCAACGGAGCCTTCCTTGAAATCGGATCCGCTTTTAATCGCGAAGTGGAATTCGAAGTTGCCGACGAAAAATACGAATTTGGTGCTGGGTTTCTCGTCCAAGCCGGTCTCGCCTACTAA
- a CDS encoding GlsB/YeaQ/YmgE family stress response membrane protein: protein MFSLGSVISWMIFGLIVGGIARFLIPGQQPLGWIKTIGLGILGSFLGGTLGSFLASSSETLVQPSGWIMSIVGAILILFIAARVNN, encoded by the coding sequence ATGTTCAGTCTTGGCAGTGTCATTAGTTGGATGATCTTCGGACTGATCGTTGGGGGAATTGCCCGTTTTCTCATCCCCGGACAACAACCACTTGGCTGGATCAAAACGATTGGTTTGGGGATCCTCGGTTCATTCCTCGGTGGTACTCTCGGTTCATTTCTTGCAAGCAGCTCCGAAACGCTCGTCCAACCCAGCGGCTGGATCATGTCAATCGTCGGCGCAATCTTGATTCTGTTCATTGCGGCAAGAGTCAACAATTAG
- a CDS encoding SMP-30/gluconolactonase/LRE family protein → MDCIFARGFVLIVFFCSSISAQEPPFGAKAKPTRLLSNDAGEGPAWHPQRGLFFSGPRGITRMSPSGTLQPFRYPSGGSNGLLFDLDGHLVICEARRRRVTRTDDQGRTTVLADQYQGKRFNTPNDLTIDSKGRVYFSDPRYGDRKDMEILDDNNNPIEGVYRIDRPGQVTRIITHEVDRPNGLLITPDDKYLFVADNNNNQVGGARQLFRFNLTSNGDIVPGSRKLIFNWQDGRGPDGMALDRQGRLYVAGGRNKTNQYESANQFKAGVYVMTQEGQQIGFVAIPRDEVTNCTFGGRDLKSLFITAGGQLWRIPTLTAGWSPIRTPTHK, encoded by the coding sequence ATGGACTGCATCTTCGCTCGCGGCTTCGTCTTGATCGTTTTTTTTTGCAGCAGCATCTCGGCTCAAGAGCCCCCCTTTGGGGCAAAGGCGAAACCGACGAGGCTGCTGTCCAATGACGCGGGCGAAGGGCCGGCCTGGCATCCGCAGCGAGGCTTGTTCTTCAGCGGGCCTCGCGGCATCACGCGCATGAGTCCGAGTGGAACGCTGCAACCGTTCCGCTATCCATCCGGCGGTTCAAATGGATTGCTCTTCGATCTTGATGGGCATCTCGTCATCTGCGAGGCACGCCGACGACGCGTCACTCGAACTGATGATCAAGGCAGAACGACCGTACTTGCTGATCAATATCAGGGAAAGCGGTTCAACACGCCCAATGACCTCACGATCGATTCGAAGGGGCGCGTCTATTTTAGTGATCCACGATACGGCGACCGTAAGGACATGGAAATTCTTGATGACAATAATAATCCGATCGAAGGCGTCTACCGGATCGACCGCCCAGGACAAGTCACACGCATTATTACTCACGAAGTCGATCGCCCTAACGGCTTACTCATCACTCCTGACGACAAGTACCTTTTCGTTGCCGACAATAACAACAACCAAGTCGGCGGCGCTCGTCAACTCTTCCGGTTCAACCTGACTTCGAATGGAGACATCGTACCTGGCTCACGAAAGCTGATTTTCAACTGGCAAGACGGCCGCGGCCCAGACGGCATGGCCCTCGATCGCCAAGGCCGACTCTATGTTGCCGGCGGACGCAACAAGACCAATCAATACGAATCGGCGAACCAATTCAAAGCTGGCGTTTATGTGATGACCCAGGAAGGGCAACAAATCGGCTTCGTCGCGATCCCCCGAGATGAAGTCACCAACTGCACATTCGGTGGCAGGGATCTAAAGTCGTTGTTCATCACTGCCGGTGGGCAACTGTGGAGGATCCCGACATTAACCGCTGGATGGTCACCAATCCGAACGCCAACCCACAAGTAA